In Zingiber officinale cultivar Zhangliang chromosome 1A, Zo_v1.1, whole genome shotgun sequence, the DNA window tagaaactgaaatgggtgcaatcggagctttctagatcgatcagtgggtttcggtcaaaacccacttgatcctgtccgaaagctgaatcaacggacgctgggcacgtggcgctctccaagcggcCGACGTAGATCTCCTGACTGTCCACACgggcctccggtgaacctgcacagaagtcgggccgggaaggggttcccggcgacgaccctccgacgctcaagtcaggtaagcgaacaacgAAGAAGTGGCTTCCAATCTCAAAGAACGCGTACCTCTGGTGAAGTGcaaagctccttatatagagctggggagGAGCTCAGGCACACATACCTAAGCAAacacgtgtcctcaacccataccccagtaagggcctgtcagcaagcttacctgacactatactgctacagtctaagcatgtcttcgatgggacagcggaaccccttgtcgtaagatttggagtatagCCGGATTatagaacatgcccgctgtcaaaagatgtcccttgtccttttctccttactccctgccgggcgtccggccggccagcactcgccttacgtccggccggtcatatatagtggtctacttgggagattctcggtaatgtgctctgtggagactgttagcaatatgctaccttatgtctccggccgagcgtgccatccgctcggccctacgagcctgttcaatgagcgccggaaccccgacttctgccgggcgccttttgccaccaggtagactccggtcggccgaccgggcGGTCGgtccacccttctccggtcgaccTATTGATCCAACCTTTTCTCGGGCATCCGGTCGGTCCATCCTTCTCCTATCGACCACCTgatcctttgacttccacgtggcgttgacttcccagaacgggggtcccctgttcttaccgccggatcaccactgatagacctagagagcttcgattgcacccatttcagtttctatggatttctaaaattacaaggagttcaaacatggtgttcattatttattttggctttttatagatgttaacaagcaaaatcaaagaatcggtaaaaaaatccacattgggcctgatatggactcaaatcaggcccaacatggacctgatatggaatgatatcaggctcacgttgggcctgatatggaatgatatcaggcccacgttgtgcctgatatgattccatatcaagcccaacgtgggcttttatgccgattctttgattttacttgttaacatctataaaaaagtcaaaataaataatgtacatcatatttgaactccttgtaattttagaaatccatagaaactgaaatgagtgcaatcggaactctttaggtccattagtgggttttgaccgaaactcactgatcgacctagaaggctccgattgcatccatttcagttcctgtggatttcttaaattgcaaggagtttaaatatgatgtccattatttattttgatttcttcaaatgtattaaaatgttattaaaaattgactaatattatttctatattctaccgacagaggagagagagaatagggatggcaattttccccgcgggtttggggccccgcggggaaaacccgaaatggggatggggatccccgatttttcggggatggggcgggtttggggcgggtatgggaatactatccccatccccgaacccgccctgaatattattattattaatattaataaataataatatgttttttttttaaaatattaataatagtgttaatattaatattaaaatttttgaaaatattattaataataatattattgatattgatattaatattaatattaatattaatattatcattaataattattattaaataataataataatataaattaaatttagaaatggggcggggatggggaatccccgaacccgtgggttcgggttcggggaatctcagaacccgaaaaaatgaaaacggggcggggatgggaatggcaaacccgcccccgccccgccccgttgGCATCCCTAagagagaagtgagagaaatataatgaagaaaagaaaaacagtagaaaaagtcaaattataaggagggtaaaataggaaatgcttttaaaaaaatacactctttggtaaatatcaaagtaatatacgtcttttgataaatttaaatttttaagtgcGTCATTTGGTAAattatcgattttttttttttttttttgttttctaggGCAGGACGAAATGACAAAATTTGACAGATCCATAACAGAGACGACTCGACTGTGGTGATACCGAGTCCGGATCCTCTGCGCCCGCCTCCCGTGCGCCCTCTGCGCCCGTCGCTACGCGACAAAAAACCCACGCGCTAAGCACGTGCATTTCTCCGATCAGCAAGaatgctgatcggtcagcagaccgatcagcaggaatgcTGATCGGTCTTGCTGACCGATCAGAATTCCAAGcaaactttttttaattttttttttttaaaaaaaagtatttaCTCTTTTTTATTAGGATTAATATGGATCGAAGTATATTGAACTTGTATAATTATTATATGTATTAGAAacgtttttatttattattttattttttaaaaaaaaaattaaaaaaagtttgcttggaatgctgatcggtcagcaagaccgatcaggaatgcTGATCGGTCTTGCTGACCGATCAGCATTCTTGCTGATCGGAGAAACGCACGTGTTTAGCGCGTGGATTTTTTGTCGCGTAGCGACGGACGCAGAGGGCGCACGGGAGGCGGGCGCAGAGTATCCGGTCTCGGTGATACCACCGCGGAAGACTGCTATCTGTCACGTGATTCCCACGTCATCCGGAGAGAATGATACAGGAACCACTACGACCTCACCACGTCGGACGCTGGCTTTGCCGGGCCCAGGCGACCAGTCTTCTCTCCTGCTCGGGCCCCACCCTTCTAGACTCCGCCGCAGCGGCACCACCCGCGAGTCCGCCGCCTTGAACGTTGCCACCTCCTCCCCATCGACGGCCTGCGCCAGGCGTCCTCCGCTACGCACTTAGCCGCCACCTCTGCCACGGCTTTCGCAGCCTCTTCCTCCCTCTTCCCTTCTGGGGCCGCTAGCGGATCCCACAGCTCCTGGAACCGCCCCTCCGCCACCAGCGGCGCGGCCCAGTCCACCAGCGACGGGGGACTGTGCTCCATGTCGATCGCCTCCCGTCGGCTGAGCACCTCGAGGAGGGCAACCCCGAAGCTGTACCGTCTGAGTCGAACCCCTACATTGATCGCTCGCCCGCGGACAGCTCTTCCTCATCGAAAAGTATTAATTTCCCCCTTTATTGTATTTGCTCGGGACGAGATTTTCTTCTCTAAGTTAGTTTTTGATTGCCTGGAGGTTCTCGAATGGTTAGGTACGTCGGAGACTGTGAAGAACGCGCTTAACAGATGGGGCAAAAAGCTCGGGGAGTCGGCGAAGAAAGTTGAGGATTTGTCTAAAAATACATGGCAGCATTTTGCTGTTGATAATATAGCTGAATTATTCTGCTAATTTTTTAGTTATTCTTTGCTTTGCTGTTTCCTTTTCTTATGAAATCTTGATGGTCACTTCTATTAATCTCCATTTCGACTTCAGTGAACACAGGACTTAGCTTTGTTGAAGCTACCATGGGATGAATTGCTCAAGGAACCCAAGTGATTGCAGAAGGTGGCTACGAGaagatattttgacaaactttTGATTCCCTTCCTGAAGAGCATGCAGCTTAAAAAATCCTATGCCTGCTATGGGAGTTCTATACCTCTCTACTGCAAAGCTTGCATTTAGTAGCGACAATCCTCTTTCCTATAAAGTTGCAGACAAAACTGAATGGAGTTATTATAAGGTACGCCTGTTGAAGATTATCTGGCATGTCAATTTTCAGGTTACCCGATCAACAAAAAACTGAGTTTGTGCTTCTAATGCAACTTGACAATTTCTTCCATGAAGAATGATATGACtatcaagtgttctacttgttatttagaaattaaactacTACTTCCATGTATAAATTGCCTCTCATATATTTTTAGATGTCTAGAAAACAACAGTTTAGTCTAAAAATATTCAACTATATTAGCAGAACTCCATAATCATCAACTTTAGCAGATAGAATTAATCATTCATGATTCAACATTTATTTCATAGTGGGGAAGTTACATTATAGGAAGCCCATCCATCATACTGCTTCAGACATGGTCACCACTAAAGGAGCATACTCCTGAACTGGTGTAAAAAAGTCTGTCATATGCAATGATTAATATACAAATCCCATAGGCTAAACAATATGGTTGTTATACGACACAATGGCAAGACTCATGGATTAGAACTTTGGTGGTCAATTGTTATGGTAAGTTTTGAAGTAGCCTGAAACCATTTGCAGGCAAAGGTTACGTAGGTAACATTGTGTGCTATAAATAGGGTGATAGTGTGTTGCTACCTCTCAGACACTGGTACATACTCAGAGAGTGTGAGTTCATACCTCTTTCACTACATCTAATGATCAAGAAGATACAACTACTATTTATGATTCTAATATTTGTTTGATTttttaatcatcaaataattatTCCTTTATACTTATAAAACACACTTTCAAATCAGCAGTCATTCTATTATTTCTCTATATTTGGATTAAAGTAAACATGACCAAGATTGATCATCTTCCTTTTGTCCATTTTATGCCTAAAGATGTTAGGTTGTTGTGAACTTACAACTAACTTGATTTAGTTAACTCAGCATCTTTAACAATGGCTTCAAATGTCTAAGTTCATTCAAGAATTCCAAGAATTCGGATTGCTCGATGTCCCCAAGAACATATATATTTGCCATTGGTGTACCTATGATCTAAATGGAACATGCACCCGGGGCTATGGTGCATTGGAAGGACGCCAAGTTATCATTTAGGTATCTATAGTTCGATCCCAAGCCAACACATATTTGTAGAGATTTTTCCTTTAAATGGAACGTGTAACCATAGGATAATGGGCGTCTGGGTTATTCGTCAGGAGTGTTTTCCGATTTACACTAACGATCATTGTGAAACTTTTGTATTGCAGTTGTAGAAAGAGAACTTGCTGCGTAAGCATGCCGATTCAAAATGACTAGGCAGCATATTCCaatataaaatgtttaattggttatatctagaaaataataaaattgcAGCCAAATTAGGTGGTTCTGCAATTATGAGCAAAAGCATAACAAGAATGAATCTGTGAAAGCTTGTGATTtgcaaaggaaataaaaagaactcGATTGAAAATTCTAGTAGAACTCTATTAAGTAACCTGCAACCAGCAAAGCCTAGTAGAATTCTGTAAACTATCAAGTAAATCAAACTGAATGTATGATGATGTGTTAGAATATAGTCCAGTGCTAATGCAAAACCAACTAAGATGATGCCGATTGATTAGCGGTAGACCTAAAATGTTCAGGCTAAGCAGCATCTTGAAGACTAACATAGACAGACTGGATTTCTAATGCAATTATGCAAAGTTGCAAATAAAAAGAAGCATATTTAGGATGCATGTGTGGTTCCAGAGAGCAAAAAACATGTGATCTTGATCAACAAAAGGACAGTATCACAGTGCAAATAAACTCTCCTAATAGACAGAATCTCAAGCACAATTAGACCTTATGAGCTAGCAATCCATGAAATAAAACACAGAGTAGGTTAGAGAAGCAAACAGAATGATTATTCTGCAACACATCCAATGACTGCACAGGCATTGCTTTGCTAAGCAAAAAGTTGATGAAGCTATGCATCCAATAACTCACCCTCGACAAAGTTTTAGTTGTTTAGTTTACTGCCAACAAAATCCTCGGccatggaaaaatatttttaaaccttcctcctaataaaatcgTATATAAAACAGAGAAATGAGAACTCCTGAATTGGCTGGCTGCTCCTTGTACCCATGATCTGTATATACCGCAGCCTGAAAACTAACAAATGCCAATGTTAAATATGCATACTGTGTATTCTGGCAACCCGCCCATGTCTTGAGAAAAAGAATCCTCTTCCATTGGTAGAAACTGATCTTTCAATATCAGAAGGATCCTTCTGATTCGCAAGCTCTTTGAAGGAAGTACCCTTTCCTGCACTCCCTCCAATAAAGTTTGCATCTTTCCCATCCTTATCAAAGATTGCTTGTCCTGGCTCGATTCTAACAGCGAGGGAATTCATTAATGGTGTGTCCATTGAGACGGATCGCGTAACTGGCTGCAGACTGTTGGCACCCATATCAATTTTCTCTTGCGACGACGAACTCTGAGGGACTGAATCAAATTCTCCAAAAGGGTTGACGGGAGTCACGACGTCAATCGAGTTCTGTGATCCTCCGTTTTGTTGTTCATCAAGTAGAGGGTTTCCTACATGGCGACCCGCAACACCGGAGGATACTGAGACGGAGCCCATCGAGTTCCTCGAAGTAGTGGTAGAGGGGTCCAGGCCAGAGAGCGCAGGCTCGCCCTGGGGACCTACGATGAGAGCCCGGCAGAGGGGACAATTGACGTGAGCCCGGAGCCAGGTGTCGATGCAGGGGACGTGGAACGCGTGGGCGCACTTAGGGAGCAGGCGGACGCGATCCCCGTCGCAGAACTCGCCAAGGCACACGGAGCAAGTGGAGGCGCTTTCAAGGTGGCCGTCGCCGGCGCGGTACTCCGCCACGGATATTGAGCTGATGGTTGACTCCTCGAGGCCTTCTGTCCGGATGTACCACACGTGATGGAGCGGATCCCCTTCTCCCGACGACGATCCATCGTCTTGATtgcctccgacgcttaagtcggCAGCAGCGAGTGAGgggcagcggcggcggcggagtACGGCGTAGTAGATGATGGAAAGGAGGAGGGCCGAAGAAAATAAGGCGGCGCCGATCAGGAGGACGTTGGAGAAGAGGCGGTTGTGTTGATAATCGAAGCTGGAAAGGGAAGGGGGAGGAGGAGGGACTTCCGGCTCGTTGTCGGCCTTAGTCTCATCGGAAAGGATCCGAAGGTAGAGAGCCATCGGGACTGGATCTCACGCACGATCAGAGGGCGCATGATGACCGGAGAACTGCTCGCTCGGCAGTCGGCATCGCCGATCGAAATGAGAAGGCGTTGGTTTCCGATCGGTGAGGTCAATGATTCTGGCGTTCTGCCGCACCACTCACAAATAGCCACGTGGCCCGTCGTCTGGTTCGGATTACGTGGTGCCGGTGCGAACCTGCCCCCGCCCAGCAATTTCGACAAGATACCCGTTACCTACACCAGAGGCATAAGTGGGCCCCCACTGGCTTTTGTGAGGTTGTTGGTGGGGCGGGTGCCATCCTTCGTTTAATGAAATGGAAACCGCGTAATGACCGGCCTAAGACTTTTGGCCTTTCTCATCATAAATGTTgcatttatttgaaaattttcatagAGTGACGTCACCTCTCATATTTAGTTGATGGATCCCTCATCCCTCTAGATTTTGAGTGGTTTCACTATCCAAATACAATAAATAGAATAGTATtcttgttaatttttttattattactagTGTAATTGCACACGCGttacgtgtgtaatataataatatttttttatataaaataacaagagaaaattaatgatgagaaaaatttataataatacgcTATAGCTaaatctcgaactctagatcactgattgtttcacttgtggaattactaataaactgtggaattatttttagtgtaaatagaaaaaaggacattaacgtaaatacattttaggcttcaccaaagttagttagtaaaggagagagatttttaataaaatagtaagatatctaaaaattaaaataaataatttattttattaaatttaaataatcagaTTTTTACTATCAACAACATCAACTATTCTAAAATCTATATTACCTTTACTTGTTTTTATTATTTACTTCTCTttcctttattttattattattattatatttatgaaattaaaggCAAGAAAGAGCGGgaggagagagattgaaaagaaatattattttatttttaggatagagattttattttctaaattaaaaaaattatttttataaaaattaaatctaaaaaataaataaaataactgatataaaaattatctaaaatttaaaataaaatctttagTTAGGAATGTTTAAAATGCGAGGATAGaatcaaattattttaattataaagatttcattttctaaatttaaaaaaatattatttatcaaatttaaatttagaaaataaataagataatTGATTGTaaagattatttaaaatttaaaataaaatctttagaTAGAATAATTGATATGGATGTTTAAAATATAAGGATAGGATCAAATTAACCCATTTATTTAGCTACCATCCGTTCAATTGGATGCTAGTTGGGCGTcgttagggatgacaatgggacggggcggggcgggggcggggCGGATTTGTCATTTCCATCCCCGCTccgttctcattttttcgggttcggggattcctcGAACCCGAACTCACGGGGATCGATCAAATCCCCATTCCTGTCCTCATCCTCGTCTCattcccaaatttaatttatattattattattatttaattattattaatgataatattaatatcaatattaataatattattattaataatattttcaaaaattttaatattaatattaacactattattaatactttttttttaaaaaaaatcatattattatttatcaataataataataataatattcggacGGGTTCGAagatggggatagtattctcaTACCGGTCCTGAACCTGCTCTATCctcgaaaaatcggggatccccatccctaTTTCGATTTTTCCCTGCGGGACTCAAATTCAcggggaaaattgtcatccctaggcGCCGTTAAGGAAAAAAACCTATTAGCTTAGCTTAAATTAATCTATGGTCaaatattacaaataaaataGTTATCATTTCATACTAATTTAAAATTCTTAAAGTGATTAGTAATTTTCTcaaacaataattaattaattaattaaaataatatctaactatttattatatttatcttcattcaaaagaatttaaaaagcaTCCTTAATTAAtagagttttttttattatagtcGTAAATTAACaactataatatataaaaataaacttaatttaaataaaaacactatatagaaaatatttttatatcaaaAATTTCTTTAACGTGATcaatattaatattgattaaaatcattaaaaaaaattaaaattaccatAAATGAGTACTACAAAATTAAGTAGCTAATTAATAGTTTTATAATAATTGATCGTATCTGAACATAGGGAAGATTccctaaattaaaattattaaaaaaaacaaaattacaaTAAATGAGTGCTGCAAAATTAAGTAGCTAGTTAATAGCTTTATAATAGTTGTCGTATCTGAAAGTGGGAAAGATAGTGTATTAGACAAATGACTCTGATATTGATTGTACGAAGATTTTTAGATGGAAAAAATGACTCCAAACAGTCCTACGTGCCAAAGGGAACGCCAACAATCAAGCCACGGAAGGATCTCGATGCATGCACTATGACGCTAAAGTCAGTGACCGATAGAACAGTAGGTAGTGAATAGTAATGAACAGTATAttaggatgtatattaaaagtctagttttttgtatgaacatttatattttgaaataaaaatcacattggtcaaatatctacatttatgttaaatgtagttgtccatttaatttatattgtagataacatggtgtatggtgtcacacagaacattatgttatcagttccttataaattataaatagtagctcacaatcaagatggattgggacaaactattggaatggttgtagtgtaatttagtattagtttatcttgactataaaaatacactaatacactatgagtgtattgagcaggactatttgaggttgttcttttatactgactgcataaaataaaaatacctctgttattatggaagtgtgtgctcttaatcccgatataataacaagcacatatacttagtatttatttatttaatttatcaatgagtgagatttattcagttggatcaataaacccgataagttgggaaataatattatttatatggtgtgttgttgattatagaaggaaactgtgtcctagtaatctatgttgatgatgtccccttgaggagctcataaggattgttatgtaaaccctacaggtggacctagtccgacatgacaatgaagttgagtggtactactcttggagctagttgttaattaagtgagtgacagtaactcatttgattaatagacattcgatatctttaacacaaggagattaacacactcataataagaaggaacccataatgtaatatgggattgatgcggtaattcaataataactttttattggtataagttattattgatgaacttgagttgggtgttcgggacgaacacaagaagctcaagctcatcgggagaccaaaaccaattcctcctctcggtccctgttgtagcctctataaagtcttgtatccaccaagtctacttcttacccaagtaatgggccgaacacatccttgcttggagcaagggggccgaccaagcatcaacttggagcccaagaggtgggcGGCCaaaaccatgcttggtgtccaagcatgggaccGGCCACACCACTAGGATTAAAGGgacattttattttgttaaaatcttttcttttatagccattcatgaagggatttaaaagaaaatttttaattttaaaatttccttttatagtcatcttcattgtttttaaaagagagttttaaaattttaaaatctttccttttatggctatctacaaaagattaaagagagattttaattttgttaaatttttttcttatttatagttatctataatgtttaaaagagaaattttaatttttgataaaacttttagcCATACTTtaaaaaaagaagttttaattaatctttcctttttgtagttgtctacatattttaaaagagagagattaattttaaaacattcctttattgacatgtacaataggaaatttagaaaagagagattttaactgttattaaaattttctttttaatgggAGAccacaaataaagaagttttaattatgtttaaaactttccttttttgtcatgaccaatgattataaaagagaatgagaggttgcctcatgagatacacaacctaagccttgcctcttctcctctcttccttgtggccgactctctcctttcttcttctttctttgttttctttcccaTAAGGGCCGGCGGTACCTTTCTCcttgtctcctcttttgcttccttagggccggaggcatcaaggattggaaaatccttgtggtcggttgcttggagatgaagaagaagaagaggagtagcacttggtggccgattgcttggaggagaagaagaagaaggaaatttcctattttggcatcccttagtggctcgagtttcttggaggcaaagaagtggttcgggtggagttatcttggtagattgtcgctcacacgacgtccaagagaaggagaggaatataatagaagatcaagaggtctttagctacaaagaaaggtatagctAATTAATGatttccgcttcgaattaattagttagttttctttgcatggattctgaaacaccaacagaagaggctagcaattttatgtttcgatttcgtgctattgattttgtatttcgattttacgtttcaatcttgtgtttctattatggtctctgtagttaaacctagggttactgtaagaagttaaatattcaatttcttcgaaagcgtttgtctaggaagtggtggatgatcccataatcaagaagacctagtgcctcgccatgtttaacttggaagccaatctttgaaatatatatttaattaacttttgtaatatggtttaacttaggaagatcacatcagttaaatttggagtaaaaatgttaagtatcatttccaatccaagtttaacttctgaagagcaacttggattaataatgttaagcatcgtttgcaatccaagtctaacttcagtagagcacgtgggtagctaggttaagttttgtgcttgtacaaatttttatacaggggaaacagaatgatgttccgagtagcaaccaacacagtaGATGCGTAGTGTTTTCGTAATGTAAGCGTACCCGTGCAGTAGGTGGAgatccccttttatagtgttaaATTTTCTCTCTACATGAATATTGATACATTGCTAAAAAAGGACAGACCATAATGATGCTCTGACACTTTTCCTAAAATAGACTCGTAATCTTTGTGTTTTGTAGGGTAGAAACTTCTAGTGTACAGCTTGCATAAATAATATTCCTTTGATTCTCTGATAACTGTCGCACAAAATGACAAGGAGAAATGTTAGGTCGTTGGGTAGAGGGACCCTTAATATGCTAAGCTGACAACCCAACTGAGTCCCTTTTGTAGTCCGCTAAGATGTCACTTGCGAGAATGGCCAGGTCAGATTTAAGGAATGCTATTGGGGACTCGATTTTCACTTGACCTCTCTGCTTGTGCCAAAGAATTCAATTGAACCAAGTGTCCAGCTTTTCCGATCGGACCATAAGTCCGATTAGTTAGACCACCCAGTTGAA includes these proteins:
- the LOC122038813 gene encoding RING-H2 finger protein ATL52-like; this translates as MALYLRILSDETKADNEPEVPPPPPSLSSFDYQHNRLFSNVLLIGAALFSSALLLSIIYYAVLRRRRCPSLAAADLSVGGNQDDGSSSGEGDPLHHVWYIRTEGLEESTISSISVAEYRAGDGHLESASTCSVCLGEFCDGDRVRLLPKCAHAFHVPCIDTWLRAHVNCPLCRALIVGPQGEPALSGLDPSTTTSRNSMGSVSVSSGVAGRHVGNPLLDEQQNGGSQNSIDVVTPVNPFGEFDSVPQSSSSQEKIDMGANSLQPVTRSVSMDTPLMNSLAVRIEPGQAIFDKDGKDANFIGGSAGKGTSFKELANQKDPSDIERSVSTNGRGFFFSRHGRVARIHSMHI